GACTTTTATGTCAAATATGGAGATTATTCAGAGGATATTTTCTCCGATCTCTACGATTATCTTCCTTTGTATGCTGAAAGAGGAGATGTCGAATTTTATCTGAATTGCGCCAACAAATACGGCGGTGATCTGCTTGAATTAGGCTGTGGAACAGGAAGAGTCGCTATTCCATTAGCGTATTTGGATCTGAATATTATAGGCTTGGATTACTCAATGCCGATGCTGAAGAAGCTCAAAAGAAAATTACAAGGGGAACCCGATTCCATTTCGGAAAGAATTATGCTTATAAGAGGGGATATGACCGATTTTCGTTTAAATAGAAAGTTTGACCTTATAATAATGCCGTTTCGACCTTTCCAGCATCTGATTTCCACGGATGATCAGGTGAATTGTCTGAATCGTGTTCGGGAGCATCTTTCGCCCAACGGAGTGTTCATTTTTGATATGTTTAATCCAACGCCCGCAGTTCTGTTCACATCTACTTTCGGGCCGATAACTGATGTTCCGCGATTTGAGATGGCAGACGGTAGAAAATTAACCCGTATATCACGAATAAAAAAAGCTCATTGGAAAGAAAAATGGAACGAGTATGAATTTATATATATTATTGAGGAAAGCGATGGAAAAAGGGAG
This window of the Candidatus Neomarinimicrobiota bacterium genome carries:
- a CDS encoding class I SAM-dependent methyltransferase; this translates as MISDDFYVKYGDYSEDIFSDLYDYLPLYAERGDVEFYLNCANKYGGDLLELGCGTGRVAIPLAYLDLNIIGLDYSMPMLKKLKRKLQGEPDSISERIMLIRGDMTDFRLNRKFDLIIMPFRPFQHLISTDDQVNCLNRVREHLSPNGVFIFDMFNPTPAVLFTSTFGPITDVPRFEMADGRKLTRISRIKKAHWKEKWNEYEFIYIIEESDGKREEIIQQTSMRYFSPEEMELIVDMSGLKIKEFYGDFDSSPFEEESPEEIYILEAK